From the Carassius gibelio isolate Cgi1373 ecotype wild population from Czech Republic chromosome B25, carGib1.2-hapl.c, whole genome shotgun sequence genome, one window contains:
- the coro2bb gene encoding coronin-2B isoform X1, producing the protein MTKVKMSWHSMYRSSKFRHVYGKAGSREQCYEGIPITHSVHDNHFCAVNPKFLAVVTESAGGGAFLVIPLHKPGRIDPHHPKVCGHQGSVMDIKWSPFMDNIIASSSEDCTVRIWQIPDGGLRRNMTEALMILIGHSRRAGLIEWHPTCSGILLSAGYDCKIVIWNLEEGVAVKMIDSHPDVILCMSFNTDGSLLATSCKDKKLRIIDPRSGKVLQEADCKSSRVNRVVFLGNLKLVLTTGVSSWNTRQIALWDQEDLCAPITEEEIDGLAGVLFPFYDADTHMLYLAGKGDGNIRYYEVSAEKPFLQFLMEFRSPAPQKGLGVMAKRGVDVSECEIFRFYKLVTLKGLVEPISMIVPRRSETYQEDIFPMTAGTESALSAAEWLRGIDRGPLLISLKEAYKRPNPAGLRASERDRRTVKGIDLLENITPNTDKELLKMVFKQQDEIRKLKDELGEKDERIRQLELELRNLRNT; encoded by the exons ATGACCAAAGTCAAG ATGTCGTGGCACTCCATGTACAGGAGCTCCAAGTTCCGGCACGTTTATGGAAAAGCGGGAAGCAGGGAACAGTGTTACGAGGGAATTCCCATCACTCACAGCGTCCATGACAACCACTTCTGTGCCGTTAACCCCAAATTCCTGGCCGTGGTCACCGAGAGCGCGGGAGGAGGAGCGTTCCTCGTTATCCCACTTCATAAG CCGGGGAGAATAGACCCTCATCACCCAAAGGTGTGCGGTCACCAGGGCAGCGTGATGGACATCAAGTGGAGTCCGTTCATGGACAACATCATCGCGTCCAGCTCCGAGGACTGTACG GTGAGAATCTGGCAGATTCCTGACGGCGGTCTGAGGAGGAACATGACCGAGGCTCTGATGATCCTGATTGGTCACAGCCGTAGGGCGGGGCTTATCGAGTGGCATCCCACCTGCAGCGGCATCCTGCTGAGCGCCGGATACGACTGCAAG ATTGTGATCTGGAACCTGGAGGAGGGCGTGGCTGTGAAGATGATTGACAGCCATCCAGACGTCATCCTCTGTATGTCCTTCAACACTGATGGAAGTTTACTGGCCACTAGCTGTAAGGATAAAAAACTGAGGATTATTGATCCACGTTCAGGGAAAGTTCTTCAG GAAGCAGACTGTAAAAGCTCCCGAGTGAACCGCGTGGTGTTTCTGGGTAATCTGAAGCTCGTCCTCACCACAGGCGTCTCCAGTTGGAACACTAGACAGATTGCATTGTGGGATCAG GAGGATCTGTGCGCTCCCATCACAGAGGAGGAGATCGACGGTCTGGCCGGAGTCCTCTTCCCCTTCTATGATGCTGACACACACATGCTTTATCTGGCCGGGAAG GGAGACGGGAACATCAGGTATTACGAGGTGAGTGCTGAGAAACCCTTCCTGCAGTTCCTGATGGAGTTCAGATCGCCGGCTCCGCAGAAGGGTCTGG gtgtgatgGCCAAACGCGGCGTGGATGTGAGCGAGTGTGAGATCTTCAGGTTTTATAAGCTGGTGACTCTGAAAGGTCTGGTGGAGCCCATCTCCATGATCGTCCCGCGCAGG TCTGAGACGTATCAGGAGGATATTTTCCCGATGACGGCGGGCACAGAATCAGCTCTGTCTGCTGCCGAGTGGCTCAGAGGGATTGACAGAG ggccACTGCTGATTTCTCTTAAAGAAGCTTATAAACGTCCAAATCCAGCGGGTCTCAGAGCGTCTGAACGGGACAGACGGACGGTGAAGGGCATCGACCTACTGGAGAACATCACACCAAACACTGACAaagag CTCCTGAAGATGGTCTTCAAGCAGCAGGATGAAATTAGGAAACTCAAAGATGAACTGGGAGAAAAAGACGAGAGAATCCGACAACTGGAGCTAGAGCTCAGGAACCTGAGAAACACGTGA
- the coro2bb gene encoding coronin-2B isoform X2, whose amino-acid sequence MDIKWSPFMDNIIASSSEDCTVRIWQIPDGGLRRNMTEALMILIGHSRRAGLIEWHPTCSGILLSAGYDCKIVIWNLEEGVAVKMIDSHPDVILCMSFNTDGSLLATSCKDKKLRIIDPRSGKVLQEADCKSSRVNRVVFLGNLKLVLTTGVSSWNTRQIALWDQEDLCAPITEEEIDGLAGVLFPFYDADTHMLYLAGKGDGNIRYYEVSAEKPFLQFLMEFRSPAPQKGLGVMAKRGVDVSECEIFRFYKLVTLKGLVEPISMIVPRRSETYQEDIFPMTAGTESALSAAEWLRGIDRGPLLISLKEAYKRPNPAGLRASERDRRTVKGIDLLENITPNTDKELLKMVFKQQDEIRKLKDELGEKDERIRQLELELRNLRNT is encoded by the exons ATGGACATCAAGTGGAGTCCGTTCATGGACAACATCATCGCGTCCAGCTCCGAGGACTGTACG GTGAGAATCTGGCAGATTCCTGACGGCGGTCTGAGGAGGAACATGACCGAGGCTCTGATGATCCTGATTGGTCACAGCCGTAGGGCGGGGCTTATCGAGTGGCATCCCACCTGCAGCGGCATCCTGCTGAGCGCCGGATACGACTGCAAG ATTGTGATCTGGAACCTGGAGGAGGGCGTGGCTGTGAAGATGATTGACAGCCATCCAGACGTCATCCTCTGTATGTCCTTCAACACTGATGGAAGTTTACTGGCCACTAGCTGTAAGGATAAAAAACTGAGGATTATTGATCCACGTTCAGGGAAAGTTCTTCAG GAAGCAGACTGTAAAAGCTCCCGAGTGAACCGCGTGGTGTTTCTGGGTAATCTGAAGCTCGTCCTCACCACAGGCGTCTCCAGTTGGAACACTAGACAGATTGCATTGTGGGATCAG GAGGATCTGTGCGCTCCCATCACAGAGGAGGAGATCGACGGTCTGGCCGGAGTCCTCTTCCCCTTCTATGATGCTGACACACACATGCTTTATCTGGCCGGGAAG GGAGACGGGAACATCAGGTATTACGAGGTGAGTGCTGAGAAACCCTTCCTGCAGTTCCTGATGGAGTTCAGATCGCCGGCTCCGCAGAAGGGTCTGG gtgtgatgGCCAAACGCGGCGTGGATGTGAGCGAGTGTGAGATCTTCAGGTTTTATAAGCTGGTGACTCTGAAAGGTCTGGTGGAGCCCATCTCCATGATCGTCCCGCGCAGG TCTGAGACGTATCAGGAGGATATTTTCCCGATGACGGCGGGCACAGAATCAGCTCTGTCTGCTGCCGAGTGGCTCAGAGGGATTGACAGAG ggccACTGCTGATTTCTCTTAAAGAAGCTTATAAACGTCCAAATCCAGCGGGTCTCAGAGCGTCTGAACGGGACAGACGGACGGTGAAGGGCATCGACCTACTGGAGAACATCACACCAAACACTGACAaagag CTCCTGAAGATGGTCTTCAAGCAGCAGGATGAAATTAGGAAACTCAAAGATGAACTGGGAGAAAAAGACGAGAGAATCCGACAACTGGAGCTAGAGCTCAGGAACCTGAGAAACACGTGA